The proteins below come from a single Diadema setosum chromosome 21, eeDiaSeto1, whole genome shotgun sequence genomic window:
- the LOC140244450 gene encoding LOW QUALITY PROTEIN: uncharacterized protein (The sequence of the model RefSeq protein was modified relative to this genomic sequence to represent the inferred CDS: inserted 2 bases in 2 codons), with protein sequence MAPQQPKVSSLSLCREFCIIDQIGEPQQKDRPSISIPALYIDSGLRKGFSEEKVMEQVIRVISPGLRIRSYMEADVTRNWTKQDIKKAQEEDKTISPIRRKKEMGVFPSRTERSTFSQASKALLHEWNQLQIGEDGLMYRKIKTYTQLVLPAKFHQFVLEQLHDEMGQQMEQAYRLASSKIDQAADRRKKYYDQRARSSVLQKGDRVLVRSLAPPGGPDKLQPYWEDDIYKVIKQSNDSIPVYIVAPESGKGRTRTLHRNHLMPCDSLPAAPEVQHEARQPRQRPPVRHKQQQRPTPMTEPSSSDEESHGDASQEVQDTTEPQSEGAVLRRSSRRRTPTIFTYDTLGQPAMHPDAENQNVAMVTGHQEKNVTSNTPYPTNCTSFFPPLRPPVQHYHSAPPPFPPTPYPPPRFPIHHISHCNHHRNYCFNRRYNPGHDHLPHISSGRRHLYPSPGHELQREEDSDSDSNPDQVTDEVPPLEGQDPEEHRHDLNFPGGDQQVSSHGSELKKMDSLLAVLSYAIKHHLTGVAIQDLIELINLHCPNTLPSSQYMFGSAFTDYKGICQFHFYCKCKEYIGNVDADFTCNKCGEEFNREESVKKGQFFIVLPLKQQLQHLLQHTEVGRTVLNRDLKEDATDEDDIADITDGIKYKEMKKEGLLLTPENFSLLWNTDGVPIFKSSQSSIWPVLVMINELPMKMRXPEYAFFLKPFVEEYENLSTVGLPWKFGSDPKNSKVFSHVCSVDSVARPMLQNMTQFNGFYGCGFCKQRGEYYERAMKYPFVDLMPPQRSDNETKHTRLLAQESGRVIEGVKGMSVLSLMMYFNITSSFIPDYMHSVCLGTVKRFMKMWLDSANRQRKWFIGRSKEEINKRLKSVKVXKEVSRLPRHVKDLKLWKARKWRRFLFLSPVLLNGILPETYIAHSALLVCAIYNLCETRVTKRRLQKSEFYLKKFVLYTEALYGKGEATFNNHLLLHLADSVKNWGPLWGTSAFAFESFNGYMKTLFAGTRYLPQQIFKSLCYIQDLERNLKFIHTPEASSYVNKMLTDNYCIKKARRIVSDFHNIVCIGRGKVLPLTDQYRLAIKEAVILATTSLYYRASRRMAEQMGELMADVLKA encoded by the exons ATGGCACCACAGCAGCCCAAAGTCAGTAGCCTGTCCTTATGCCGGGAGTTTTGCATTATTGATCAGATTGGCGAGCCCCAGCAAAAAGACCGTCCGTCCATCTCCATCCCGGCTCTGTACATTGACAGTGGGCTGAGGAAAGGATTTTCTGAGGAAAAGGTAATGGAGCAAGTGATCCGAGTGATAAGTCCAGGGCTGAGGATTCGGAGTTACATGGAAG CCGATGTGACACGGAATTGGACCAAGCAAGACATCAAAAAGGCCCAGGAGGAAGACAAGACAATATCCCCAATACGAAGGAAGAAAGAGATGGGCGTCTTTCCCTCCCGTACAGAACGGTCAACTTTTAGTCAGGCTTCCAAGGCACTACTCCACGAGTGGAATCAACTCCAGATTGGGGAAGATGGCCTGATGTACAGGAAGATAAAGACTTACACCCAATTGGTGCTTCCAGCCAAGTTTCATCAGTTTGTACTCGAGCAGCTGCAcgatgaaatgggtcaacagaTGGAGCAAGCATACCGTTTGGCATCTTCCAAGATAGACCAAGCAGCTGACCGAAGGAAGAAATACTACGACCAAAGAGCCCGCAGCTCAGTTCTTCAGAAGGGAGATAGAGTACTGGTCAGGAGCCTAGCACCACCAGGAGGACCTGATAAGCTTCAGCCATACTGGGAGGATGACATTTACAAAGTCATCAAACAGAGTAATGATTCCATCCCTGTATACATTGTTGCACCAGAGAGCGGGAAGGGACGTACACGAACCCTCCATAGGAATCATCTGATGCCATGTGACTCCCTACCTGCAGCTCCAGAGGTTCAGCATGAAGCCCGTCAGCCCAGACAGAGACCCCCTGTTAGGCATAAGCAGCAACAACGCCCTACTCCAATGACTGAACCATCAAGCTCTGATGAAGAAA GTCATGGTGATGCATCACAGGAAGTGCAAGATACCACGGAACCGCAAAGTGAAGGGGCTGTTCTGCGAAGGAGTTCAAGAAGGAGAACACCAACCATCTTTACCTACGATACTCTGGGTCAGCCTGCCATGCATCCTGACGCAGAAAATCAGAATGTAGCCATGGTAACTGGTCACCAGGAGAAGAATGTGACGTCAAATACTCCATATCCTACAAACTGTACAAGCTTCTTCCCACCACTTCGGCCGCCGGTTCAACACTACCATTCAGCGCCACCACCGTTTCCACCCACTCCATACCCACCTCCACGATTCCCCATCCACCATATTAGTCACTGCAACCACCACCGCAACTACTGCTTCAACCGTCGCTACAACCCGGGCCACGACCACCTGCCCCACATCAGCAGCGGCAGACGTCACCTGTACCCCAGCCCTGGAC ATGAACTACAACGAGAGGAAGATTCAGACTCAGACAGTAATCCAGACCAAGTTACAGATGAAGTTCCACCTCTAGAGGGCCAGGACCCAGAAGAG cACAGGCATGACCTAAACTTTCCTGGTGGAGATCAACAAGTTTCAAGTCATGGcagtgaattgaagaaaatggACTCGCTCTTGGCAGTGCTCAGTTACGCTATCAAGCACCATTTGACAGGAGTTGCCATTCAGGATTTAATTGAACTGATAAACCTTCACTGCCCAAACACCTTACCATCATCACAATATATGTTTGGAAGCGCATTTACAGACTACAAAGGCATTTGCCAATTCCATTTTTACTGTAAATGCAAGGAGTATATCGGCAATGTTGATGCAGACTTTACATGCAACAAGTGTGGAGAGGAATTCAATCGGGAGGAGAGTGTGAAGAAAGGTCAATTTTTTATTGTCCTTCCTCTTAAACAGCAGTTACAACATTTGCTTCAGCATACTGAAGTTGGAAGAACTGTCCTAAATAGGGATCTAAAGGAGGATGCCACAGATGAAGATGACATTGCAGATATCACAGATGGTATCAAATATaaggaaatgaagaaagaaggCCTGCTCTTGACCCCTGAAAATTTCTCTCTGCTGTGGAATACTGACGGCGTACCAATCTTTAAGTCCTCTCAGAGTTCAATCTGGCCTGTTCTTGTCATGATAAATGAACTTCCAATGAAGATGA TGCCAGAATATGCTTTTTTCTTAAAGCCATTTGTagaagaatatgaaaatttgtCCACTGTCGGTCTGCCTTGGAAATTTGGCTCAGATCCCAAAAATTCCAAAGTCTTCTCACATGTGTGTTCTGTTGATTCAGTTGCACGACCTATGCTTCAGAACATGACACAATTCAATGGATTTTACGGATGCGGGTTTTGTAAGCAAAGGGGAGAGTATTACGAGCGGGCAATGAAATACCCATTCGTTGATCTAATGCCTCCACAAAGATCAGACAATGAGACAAAACATACACGTCTACTAGCTCAAGAGTCGGGAAGAGTAATCGAAGGGGTAAAGGGAATGAGTGTTCTCTCCTTGATGATGTACTTTAATATCACTTCTAGCTTCATCCCTGACTATATGCACTCTGTTTGCTTGGGTACTGTGAAGAGATTTATGAAAATGTGGCTGGATTCTGCAAATAGACAAAGGAAATGGTTCATTGGTAGATCCAAGGAAGAGATTAACAAAAGACTCAAAAGTGTTAAAG ACAAAGAAGTTTCTAGACTTCCAAGACATGTGAAGGATTTAAAGTTGTGGAAGGCAAGGAAGTGGAGAAGATTTTTATTCTTGTCACCAGTGCTTTTGAATGGTATACTTCCTGAAACATACATTGCCCATTCGGCTTTACTTGTGTGTGCCATCTATAACCTCTGTGAAACACGGGTAACCAAAAGAAGACtacaaaagagtgaattttacttgaaaaagttTGTTTTGTACACAGAAGCCCTGTATGGTAAGGGAGAGGCAACATTCAATAATCATTTGCTCCTTCATCTTGCAGATAGTGTGAAAAACTGGGGGCCATTATGGGGAACTTCCGCATTTGCATTTGAGTCTTTTAATGgatacatgaaaacattgttTGCAGGCACGAGGTATCTCCCACAGCAGATATTCAAATCACTCTGCTATATCCAAGACTTGGAAAGAAATTTGAAGTTCATTCACACTCCTGAAGCTTCATCTTATGTAAACAAAATGCTGACTGATAACTACTGCATCAAAAAAGCAAGAAGAATTGTGAGTGATTTTCACAACATTGTTTGCATTGGAAGAGGGAAAGTTTTACCCCTGACAGACCAGTATAGACTTGCAATCAAGGAGGCAGTGATCCTTGCTACTACCAGTCTATATTACAGAGCATCGAGAAGGATGGCTGAGCAGATGGGGGAGCTGATGGCCGATGTGCTCAAGGCTTAA